The Streptomyces phaeolivaceus genome has a window encoding:
- a CDS encoding GOLPH3/VPS74 family protein, with protein MTMSPGATPAPAPVPAPVPAPAPAPVPAPATLGEEILLLSLDDTTGEARLPLRTPYAIAAAALLERSLSGDADGSGDADGSADAVLPEDAGKWIHAHSTREYETALRGVLDKGLIRAEKRRVLLVFRTTRYPEADGTVESALRGRLAEVVLKGVEPDPRTAALISLLHHGDLHTLAFPDADSDDSPARRRMAEIAERHWADPALRRMAETAAATAAALTAASMVTTVVIITAVT; from the coding sequence ATGACCATGTCGCCCGGTGCCACGCCCGCCCCCGCCCCCGTTCCCGCACCCGTTCCCGCCCCCGCCCCCGCCCCCGTTCCCGCACCCGCGACGCTCGGCGAGGAGATCCTCCTTCTCTCCCTCGACGACACCACGGGTGAGGCCCGGCTCCCGCTGCGGACGCCCTACGCGATCGCGGCGGCGGCCCTGCTGGAGCGGTCGCTGTCCGGCGACGCCGACGGCTCCGGCGACGCCGACGGCTCCGCCGACGCGGTCCTCCCGGAGGACGCCGGGAAGTGGATCCACGCGCACAGCACCCGGGAGTACGAGACCGCGCTGCGGGGCGTGCTGGACAAGGGCCTGATCCGTGCGGAGAAGCGCCGTGTCCTGCTGGTCTTCCGCACGACCCGCTACCCGGAGGCCGACGGCACCGTGGAGTCCGCGTTGCGTGGGCGGCTGGCGGAGGTGGTGCTGAAGGGCGTCGAACCGGACCCCCGCACCGCCGCCCTGATCTCCCTCCTCCACCACGGCGACCTGCACACCCTCGCCTTCCCGGACGCCGACTCCGACGACTCCCCGGCGAGGCGGCGGATGGCCGAGATCGCCGAGCGCCACTGGGCCGACCCCGCGCTGCGCCGGATGGCCGAGACCGCGGCGGCCACGGCGGCGGCCCTGACGGCGGCGTCGATGGTGACGACGGTGGTCATCATCACGGCGGTGACCTGA
- a CDS encoding pathogenesis-related family 1 protein — protein sequence MRRDRARTMAAATAAATLALAPGAAQAVGPRPTVVEAVTATAAGVTGAVPTAPVMRPVRKPEISGFLTVVNKARADVGVPPLVWDESVAEHARSWARVRVADCELVHSNSRYGENLAKGSNPRYSLADAARLWLDEKPDYDRPANACVNGRECLHYTQLVWRSSTRVGAAKARCGDGWTYVVANFDPPGNWLGRRPY from the coding sequence GTGCGACGGGACAGGGCGCGGACGATGGCCGCGGCGACCGCGGCGGCGACGTTGGCGCTCGCTCCGGGGGCGGCGCAGGCGGTCGGTCCCCGGCCCACGGTCGTGGAGGCGGTCACGGCGACGGCGGCCGGGGTGACCGGCGCCGTACCGACCGCGCCGGTCATGCGGCCCGTGCGGAAGCCGGAGATCAGCGGCTTCCTGACGGTCGTCAACAAGGCACGGGCCGACGTCGGCGTCCCCCCGCTGGTCTGGGACGAGTCCGTCGCCGAGCACGCCCGGTCCTGGGCGAGGGTACGGGTCGCCGACTGCGAACTCGTTCACTCGAACAGCCGGTACGGCGAGAACCTGGCCAAGGGGTCGAACCCCCGCTACTCCCTGGCGGACGCGGCCCGTCTGTGGCTCGACGAGAAGCCCGACTACGACCGCCCCGCCAACGCCTGTGTCAACGGCCGGGAGTGCCTGCACTACACCCAGCTGGTCTGGCGCTCCTCGACCCGCGTCGGCGCGGCCAAGGCCAGGTGCGGGGACGGCTGGACGTACGTGGTCGCCAACTTCGATCCCCCGGGGAACTGGCTGGGGCGACGCCCGTACTGA